A genomic region of Nostoc sp. UHCC 0702 contains the following coding sequences:
- a CDS encoding PEP-CTERM sorting domain-containing protein — translation MKISPLIQGLSMATVLLVAGLPAYGASINLTTPEVQLDNDPILDIAGRPGDIINFTSVNETFGLIANLQSITLNIVYDSNEISAFGLERSNDDAQFFPNLSRQTSFDPNTGLTTIIGVRSGPPGLTPNTIYEAAYAFITLGSQLNNDGKVDYRVAVTSAIDASGRDVTALFGGVQEEFEVQPVPEPSNIFGLVLALGFGAFLRKQKRKVLTSIELQKNL, via the coding sequence ATGAAGATTTCGCCACTAATTCAAGGCTTATCTATGGCTACAGTTCTGTTAGTAGCTGGACTTCCTGCTTATGGTGCGTCGATAAACCTAACTACACCAGAGGTACAATTAGACAATGACCCCATTTTAGACATAGCGGGTCGCCCTGGTGACATTATTAATTTTACGTCAGTAAATGAGACTTTTGGTCTCATCGCTAATCTACAGTCCATAACCCTCAACATAGTTTACGATTCAAATGAGATTTCTGCGTTCGGGCTAGAGCGCTCTAATGATGATGCACAGTTTTTTCCTAATTTATCTAGGCAAACAAGCTTTGATCCTAATACAGGTTTAACCACTATAATAGGAGTTCGTAGTGGCCCTCCAGGCTTAACCCCAAACACTATCTATGAGGCAGCATATGCTTTTATAACCTTGGGTTCTCAACTGAACAATGATGGAAAAGTCGATTATCGGGTTGCCGTGACATCTGCAATTGATGCAAGCGGCAGAGATGTCACGGCTCTATTCGGAGGCGTCCAGGAGGAGTTTGAGGTACAGCCAGTTCCTGAACCCTCAAACATTTTTGGCTTAGTTCTAGCTCTAGGATTTGGAGCTTTTTTAAGAAAACAAAAGAGGAAAGTGTTAACGAGCATTGAATTGCAAAAAAATCTCTAA
- a CDS encoding SDR family oxidoreductase has protein sequence MDLQLTGKRALVTGSSSGIGAGIAHVLAREGASVVVHGRNAERTQRVADEIKNAGGKSVVALGDLGRDEDAAHVVKTATDALGGIDILINNAAAFPMSDWKSASAEQWVKLYNQNVGSLVRLIVPLVLPMREQGWGRIINIATTGAIIVPPFVPDYAASKGAVLTLTVSLSKELAKTGITVNAVSPGPIETEGVDTMMQTMGAPDKDAARQQFRETWQPVLAVNRLGQPDDVAHAVAFLSSPLADFITGANLRVDGGHVGTT, from the coding sequence ATGGACTTACAACTGACGGGAAAACGTGCCCTTGTGACGGGGAGCAGCAGCGGCATCGGGGCAGGTATTGCCCATGTTCTAGCGCGGGAAGGGGCTTCTGTCGTGGTACATGGACGTAATGCCGAGCGCACACAACGCGTCGCTGACGAGATCAAGAATGCAGGCGGTAAATCTGTCGTTGCTTTAGGCGATTTGGGCCGTGACGAGGACGCGGCCCATGTCGTTAAAACGGCGACTGACGCTTTGGGCGGGATAGACATTCTGATCAACAATGCCGCCGCGTTCCCTATGAGCGACTGGAAAAGCGCGTCGGCAGAGCAATGGGTGAAGTTGTACAACCAGAATGTTGGTTCGCTGGTACGCCTGATTGTGCCGCTTGTGCTGCCTATGCGGGAACAGGGGTGGGGACGCATCATCAACATAGCGACGACCGGGGCGATCATTGTGCCGCCGTTCGTCCCCGACTACGCCGCATCCAAAGGCGCAGTGCTAACGCTCACGGTCAGCTTGAGCAAAGAACTCGCCAAGACTGGCATTACAGTAAACGCCGTCAGTCCCGGCCCCATTGAAACCGAAGGCGTAGACACCATGATGCAGACAATGGGCGCACCCGATAAGGATGCGGCGCGACAACAATTCAGGGAGACGTGGCAACCAGTTCTGGCAGTAAATCGCTTAGGGCAGCCGGACGACGTAGCCCATGCCGTCGCCTTCCTATCCAGTCCGCTTGCTGATTTTATCACCGGCGCGAATTTACGCGTGGACGGCGGACACGTAGGGACTACCTAA
- a CDS encoding TetR/AcrR family transcriptional regulator gives MRYSKEHKQQTHKRILQQATRAFREEGLRSVGVSELMSKLGLTHGGFYAHFKNKETLVAEACTYGLSEAVEKLESGVRGAPAGEEARKIIEAYLSEEHRNNPGQGCIIAALAGELCREPSPVRRTFTQGLRAYIDRLATLLPFHARRSREEQAIALLAGMVGCLLLARVVENQDESDEILRVGREFYLEAFAKKASEQD, from the coding sequence ATGAGGTACTCGAAGGAACACAAGCAACAGACGCATAAACGCATCCTCCAGCAGGCGACCCGAGCCTTCCGCGAAGAAGGTCTACGCAGCGTGGGTGTCAGTGAACTGATGAGCAAGCTCGGCCTGACTCATGGCGGCTTCTATGCCCACTTCAAAAACAAGGAGACCCTAGTGGCCGAGGCGTGTACATACGGTCTAAGCGAGGCAGTGGAAAAGCTCGAGTCGGGAGTTAGAGGAGCGCCAGCAGGCGAAGAAGCCCGCAAAATAATTGAGGCATATCTCAGTGAGGAACACCGCAACAACCCAGGGCAAGGTTGTATTATAGCCGCGCTGGCAGGCGAACTCTGCCGTGAGCCAAGCCCTGTGCGCCGCACTTTCACCCAGGGGCTTCGCGCCTACATTGACCGCTTGGCTACCTTACTACCGTTTCACGCCCGGCGCTCCCGTGAGGAGCAGGCGATCGCGCTTCTAGCGGGCATGGTCGGGTGTCTCCTCCTTGCCCGTGTAGTCGAGAACCAAGACGAGAGCGACGAGATCTTACGGGTTGGTCGTGAGTTCTACTTGGAGGCGTTCGCCAAAAAAGCCTCAGAACAAGACTAA
- a CDS encoding zinc-binding dehydrogenase, producing MRNVTFDRFGDPSEVLQISEVPIPNPEVGQIRIKLVKRPVHPADLMMIRGLYGVKPPLPSIPGAEALAIIDALGAGVAGFELGQRVVSLGVQGTWSDYLIVQPTSLIPIPDSIPDGVACQMFLNPLTASLLLDSVVAKKGDWLIQTAANSTVGRIIVQLAKRRGINLINLVRRNDAIDDLKRFGAEYVLSTEDEAWPKRVLELTQGVSVTKAIDAVGGPLSLAVMSVLGQDSIFIVYGALAGQPLLIDPNQLVFGNVMVRGFWLASWFQTADSAQLQNILSELIQLVASGELILSVEAEYDLADFRQALQHAEHPGRLGKILLSSQV from the coding sequence ATGAGAAATGTGACCTTCGACCGTTTTGGTGACCCGAGTGAGGTTCTCCAAATCTCCGAAGTCCCTATCCCAAACCCGGAGGTGGGACAAATCCGCATCAAGCTCGTGAAGCGACCGGTTCATCCTGCTGACTTGATGATGATACGTGGGCTGTATGGGGTGAAGCCACCGCTACCGTCCATACCTGGTGCAGAGGCTTTAGCCATCATCGACGCTCTAGGTGCTGGAGTTGCCGGGTTCGAGCTTGGCCAACGTGTTGTGTCCCTGGGTGTCCAGGGAACGTGGAGTGACTATCTCATCGTCCAGCCAACTTCGCTGATACCCATTCCAGATAGCATTCCGGATGGTGTGGCTTGCCAAATGTTCCTTAATCCACTCACTGCGAGCCTTTTGCTCGATAGCGTCGTGGCGAAAAAAGGCGACTGGCTCATCCAAACAGCGGCGAATTCCACGGTGGGTCGCATCATTGTACAACTTGCCAAGCGGCGTGGGATCAACCTGATCAACTTGGTGCGACGCAACGATGCGATTGACGATTTGAAACGGTTTGGCGCTGAGTATGTTCTTTCCACCGAAGATGAAGCGTGGCCGAAACGTGTTCTGGAGTTGACACAGGGAGTATCAGTGACCAAGGCGATCGATGCCGTCGGTGGGCCGTTGTCGTTGGCGGTCATGAGCGTCTTAGGTCAGGACAGCATCTTCATAGTTTATGGTGCGCTAGCAGGGCAGCCACTGTTGATTGACCCTAACCAACTGGTTTTTGGCAACGTGATGGTACGTGGTTTCTGGCTGGCTAGTTGGTTTCAAACCGCCGATTCGGCACAGCTGCAAAACATCCTATCCGAACTCATACAACTGGTCGCCAGTGGGGAACTGATTCTGTCCGTCGAGGCGGAATACGATCTTGCAGATTTTAGGCAAGCTTTACAGCACGCGGAGCATCCTGGTCGGCTTGGCAAAATACTCCTGTCATCACAGGTATGA
- a CDS encoding PEP-CTERM sorting domain-containing protein (PEP-CTERM proteins occur, often in large numbers, in the proteomes of bacteria that also encode an exosortase, a predicted intramembrane cysteine proteinase. The presence of a PEP-CTERM domain at a protein's C-terminus predicts cleavage within the sorting domain, followed by covalent anchoring to some some component of the (usually Gram-negative) cell surface. Many PEP-CTERM proteins exhibit an unusual sequence composition that includes large numbers of potential glycosylation sites. Expression of one such protein has been shown restore the ability of a bacterium to form floc, a type of biofilm.), with amino-acid sequence MNILKIIQGLSIATVILLARLPAYGASVYLAAPKAQLDDDPILDIAGYIGETIHFRPVFDTTGLTTNLEFISINIRFDSNEISGLDFNVTDDDKKFFPNTDFTLGVDPNTGLSSITSFRSGPPGLPPNTVHEIADVYITLGPQLNNDGKVDYEAFVVSAIDVNGKDITNLFKNDARPTASVDEFEVQAVPEPSNIFALVLAVGFGAFLRKQNRKVLRRI; translated from the coding sequence ATGAACATTTTAAAAATAATTCAAGGTTTATCAATAGCTACAGTTATTTTATTAGCTCGACTCCCAGCTTATGGAGCGTCCGTATACCTAGCTGCGCCAAAGGCACAATTGGACGATGACCCCATTTTAGATATAGCGGGTTATATTGGTGAGACTATTCATTTTAGACCAGTGTTTGATACTACTGGTCTTACGACTAATCTAGAGTTTATATCAATTAACATACGTTTCGATTCAAATGAGATTTCTGGCTTAGATTTTAATGTCACTGACGATGATAAAAAGTTTTTTCCTAATACCGACTTTACCCTGGGAGTAGATCCTAATACAGGTTTATCTTCAATTACCTCATTTCGTAGTGGTCCTCCTGGATTACCCCCGAACACTGTCCATGAAATAGCAGATGTCTATATAACCTTGGGTCCTCAGCTGAACAATGATGGAAAAGTCGATTATGAGGCTTTCGTGGTATCTGCAATTGATGTAAATGGCAAAGATATCACGAATCTATTCAAAAACGATGCCCGCCCTACGGCGTCAGTCGATGAGTTTGAGGTTCAGGCAGTTCCTGAACCTTCAAATATTTTTGCCTTAGTTCTAGCTGTAGGATTTGGAGCTTTTTTAAGAAAGCAAAATAGGAAGGTGTTAAGGAGGATTTAA
- a CDS encoding GMC family oxidoreductase, whose protein sequence is MLNNKFYSRRRFLQTAGLFSAGLMTSLASARRTNAQDESVEAIVIGSGFGGAVAALRLGQAGIDTLIIERGRRWPITPAQNTFATYRNPDGRAAWLSPKTGLDGVPIDVYTGVLERKDENGVSVFCGAGVGGGSLVYNGVIYQPNRELFYKVFPQAIDYDEMDRVYYPRVHSIIKPAPIPEDILATDYYLSTRLFLQQAAAAGLPSRLLDIAVDWDIIRQEIDGTKVASAIIGENWYGLNSGARKSLDGNYLTQAEQTGHVDILPLHIVTEISEVPGYGYQVACNQINESGEIIATKTITCRYLFLAAGSMGTSTLLVKAKATGTLPRLNDYIGLDWGTNGDTLTIRLGFPQPTHPGQGGPATVVTQYFDNPLGPISLLSFPIWNAPEGSLVSLGIGIPSVKGKFNYDSTTGSVKLKWPDSNNLGDPKILKAAQFASRLIERKNAISITQSQTNITTGSYSQRKILIKDLVSDNIPVFHPLGGAVLGKACDLYGRVIGYRGLYVVDSALIPGSTGATSPSFTIAALAERCMERILAEDIA, encoded by the coding sequence ATGCTTAACAATAAATTTTATAGCCGTCGTCGTTTTCTTCAAACTGCTGGTCTATTTTCCGCTGGTTTGATGACTTCACTAGCCAGCGCTCGTCGGACTAATGCTCAGGATGAGTCTGTAGAAGCTATTGTGATCGGTAGTGGCTTCGGCGGCGCTGTTGCCGCTTTGCGTTTGGGGCAAGCAGGTATTGATACATTGATTATAGAGCGGGGTCGTCGTTGGCCTATTACACCTGCCCAAAATACTTTTGCTACTTACCGTAATCCTGATGGTCGAGCCGCTTGGCTCAGCCCAAAAACAGGGTTAGACGGAGTCCCTATAGACGTATATACAGGAGTTTTAGAGCGTAAAGATGAAAATGGAGTTTCTGTTTTCTGTGGTGCTGGAGTCGGAGGTGGCTCGTTAGTCTATAACGGTGTTATTTACCAACCTAACCGCGAACTCTTCTATAAAGTCTTTCCTCAAGCAATTGACTATGACGAGATGGATAGAGTTTATTACCCTCGCGTTCATTCCATCATCAAGCCAGCACCAATTCCAGAAGATATTTTGGCTACTGACTATTATTTATCAACTAGGCTCTTTCTTCAGCAAGCGGCAGCTGCCGGATTACCTAGCCGTTTGCTAGACATAGCTGTAGACTGGGATATTATTCGCCAAGAAATCGATGGCACTAAGGTTGCTTCTGCTATTATTGGCGAAAACTGGTACGGTCTTAATAGTGGAGCCAGAAAGAGTCTAGATGGTAACTACCTAACTCAGGCAGAGCAAACCGGGCATGTGGATATTTTGCCTCTCCATATAGTAACAGAAATCTCTGAAGTACCGGGATATGGCTACCAAGTTGCCTGTAACCAAATTAATGAGTCTGGAGAAATTATTGCCACAAAAACTATTACTTGTCGATATCTATTTCTGGCAGCTGGTTCTATGGGAACCTCTACACTTCTAGTCAAAGCCAAAGCCACAGGTACACTACCTAGGTTAAATGACTATATTGGTTTAGACTGGGGAACTAACGGTGACACTCTGACTATTCGTTTAGGTTTTCCACAACCCACACACCCGGGACAGGGAGGGCCTGCAACTGTAGTTACTCAATACTTCGATAACCCTCTTGGCCCAATTTCTCTTCTATCATTCCCGATATGGAATGCTCCGGAAGGGTCTCTAGTATCTCTGGGTATAGGCATTCCCTCTGTAAAGGGAAAATTCAACTACGATTCAACTACAGGTTCGGTTAAACTAAAGTGGCCAGATAGTAACAATTTGGGAGATCCAAAAATTCTCAAAGCTGCACAATTTGCTTCCAGATTAATTGAAAGGAAAAATGCTATTTCGATTACCCAGTCACAAACAAATATAACAACAGGTAGCTACTCTCAGCGTAAAATTCTAATTAAAGATCTAGTATCTGATAACATTCCTGTTTTCCATCCTTTAGGAGGAGCAGTCTTAGGAAAAGCCTGCGATTTATATGGTCGAGTCATCGGTTATCGCGGTCTGTATGTTGTTGATAGTGCATTGATTCCCGGCTCTACAGGAGCTACAAGCCCCTCTTTTACCATTGCAGCTTTGGCAGAACGCTGCATGGAACGCATTCTTGCAGAAGATATTGCGTGA
- a CDS encoding SDR family oxidoreductase: MDLQLNGKRALVTGSSSGIGEAIAKVLAKEGAAVVVHGRQEKEADRVAQEIVSSGGKAVVVLGDLSDDQAAAQVAEKALSAFGGIDILINNAGAFPPGDWSNEKPAQWVNLYNQNVGSMVRMIQHLVPPMKQRGWGRVVNLASTVAAMPFANGPHYAATKAASTNLTGSLAKELAGTGITVNVVSPGLIHTPATEPIVRGIAQQMGWGDDWAEIEKRTVKEVIPNLIGRIGHPEDVADAIAFLVSPRASYINGTNIRIDGGAVPTTN; this comes from the coding sequence ATGGACTTACAACTGAATGGCAAGCGGGCATTGGTTACGGGCAGTAGCAGCGGCATCGGTGAGGCGATCGCCAAGGTGCTGGCGAAAGAGGGTGCGGCGGTTGTCGTCCACGGTCGTCAAGAGAAAGAAGCCGATCGCGTGGCGCAAGAGATTGTTAGCAGTGGTGGCAAGGCGGTTGTAGTCTTGGGCGATCTGTCCGATGACCAAGCTGCGGCGCAAGTCGCCGAAAAAGCGCTATCAGCCTTTGGTGGAATCGACATCCTCATCAACAACGCTGGAGCTTTCCCCCCAGGCGACTGGAGCAACGAGAAGCCAGCCCAATGGGTCAATCTGTACAACCAGAACGTCGGCTCGATGGTTCGCATGATCCAGCACCTGGTTCCGCCGATGAAGCAGCGCGGTTGGGGTCGCGTAGTCAACCTGGCTAGCACAGTGGCGGCGATGCCGTTCGCGAACGGGCCCCACTACGCGGCGACCAAGGCCGCCAGCACGAACCTCACGGGCAGTTTGGCTAAGGAACTGGCTGGAACCGGGATCACCGTGAACGTGGTCAGCCCCGGACTCATTCACACCCCCGCTACCGAGCCAATAGTTCGCGGCATTGCCCAGCAGATGGGTTGGGGAGATGACTGGGCCGAGATTGAGAAACGGACTGTAAAGGAGGTCATCCCCAACCTGATTGGTCGGATCGGTCACCCGGAGGATGTGGCTGATGCGATCGCCTTTCTGGTGAGTCCACGTGCCAGCTATATCAATGGAACCAACATCCGCATTGATGGCGGGGCTGTGCCTACGACGAACTAG
- a CDS encoding ISNCY family transposase, whose translation MANQGRVILAIDGMQPEIGHEVLWVIRDCLSGEILLAKTLLSSRNEDLVALLLEVTNTLNVPIDGVVSDGQQSIRKAVGLALPSIAHGLCHYHYLKEAIKPIYEADRHAKKELKKKVRGLRDIERSVTNEDKDLATIIEDYCSAVRSSITNDGHPPRLAIWIKVTRKFDIDRAKLRKDGKKSALPPPLVNLKHLIAKGLSATASLFSPVRVAYEWIDKASNILNNKIALDAAGVKQSYQQLLTEMSQQKQKSGTLNTAIDNFIKTTHNYRAGLFHCYEIEDFPRTNNDLEHAFGMLRHHQRRCTGRKVAPSSLVIRGSVKLACAIATKLHSFTASDLAQVDIHTWLELRSQLQKHHKARIEQYRFRRNPKAYLANLESRLL comes from the coding sequence GTGGCTAATCAAGGACGGGTGATATTAGCGATCGATGGAATGCAGCCAGAAATTGGACATGAGGTATTATGGGTAATTCGAGATTGCTTATCAGGAGAAATTTTACTTGCTAAAACCTTATTATCATCAAGAAATGAAGATTTAGTGGCGTTATTATTAGAAGTAACTAATACCCTAAATGTACCAATTGATGGCGTTGTTAGTGATGGACAACAATCAATTCGCAAAGCTGTTGGGTTAGCATTACCTAGTATTGCTCATGGTTTATGTCATTACCATTACCTGAAAGAAGCAATTAAACCCATATATGAGGCGGATAGACATGCAAAAAAGGAATTGAAAAAAAAAGTTAGAGGATTACGAGACATTGAACGTAGTGTTACCAATGAAGATAAGGATTTGGCAACTATTATTGAAGATTATTGCTCGGCAGTGCGTAGTTCTATAACCAATGATGGTCATCCACCGCGCTTAGCCATCTGGATTAAAGTTACAAGAAAATTTGACATTGATAGAGCAAAGCTTAGAAAGGATGGAAAAAAAAGTGCTTTACCACCACCTTTAGTCAACCTAAAACACCTGATAGCCAAGGGATTATCTGCGACTGCATCTTTATTTTCACCTGTTAGGGTTGCATATGAGTGGATTGATAAAGCTAGTAATATTCTCAACAATAAAATAGCTCTTGATGCTGCTGGAGTCAAACAAAGTTATCAGCAACTGTTAACAGAAATGTCCCAACAAAAGCAGAAATCTGGTACACTGAATACCGCAATCGATAACTTTATAAAAACCACTCATAACTACCGGGCTGGACTTTTTCATTGTTATGAAATTGAAGATTTTCCCAGAACTAATAATGACTTAGAACATGCTTTTGGTATGCTACGTCATCATCAACGTCGTTGTACTGGTCGTAAGGTTGCCCCCTCATCCCTCGTCATTCGTGGTTCTGTCAAACTTGCTTGCGCGATCGCTACTAAACTTCATTCTTTTACCGCATCTGATTTAGCACAAGTTGATATTCATACTTGGCTCGAATTACGCTCTCAATTGCAGAAACACCACAAAGCCAGAATTGAACAGTATCGATTTCGCAGAAACCCTAAAGCTTACTTAGCTAATCTAGAGAGTCGTCTTCTCTAG
- a CDS encoding MBL fold metallo-hydrolase, which produces MAVLFLMTVLLTVLGSPGGIPGKAIANVTTQRTFPDPELDPPVPANLGYLVKQIGDRVYWVTDGVYNAMFIVTRAGVIVVDAPAFLGDNLTKAIRDVTQKPVRWVIYSHAHSDHIGTANQFAGATIIAHQDTLTELRRINDPRRPLPTVTFDRQYTLHAGEKIVQLDYKGPNHEPGNIFIWLPQDRVLMMVDIIWARVNIFKNLSQSVDIPGFIEAHDEILRYPFKVLVTGHLGLAEPQDVVVQRELVGDIIRGAAQALQDIQVSTIAQQLGSNDPVKITDSYFNELSNQCANQVLAKWSDRLYGMQYWTKDHCYTMVQSLRFDYNFFGGPILPAIQREYP; this is translated from the coding sequence ATGGCAGTACTTTTTTTGATGACAGTGCTTTTGACCGTTCTTGGCAGCCCAGGAGGCATACCAGGGAAAGCCATCGCCAATGTCACAACCCAACGCACCTTCCCAGACCCAGAACTTGACCCGCCAGTGCCCGCCAATCTAGGTTATCTCGTAAAGCAGATCGGCGATCGCGTTTACTGGGTTACCGATGGTGTCTACAACGCGATGTTCATTGTCACTAGAGCTGGCGTGATCGTCGTCGATGCACCCGCCTTTTTAGGTGATAACTTGACAAAAGCGATTCGTGATGTCACACAGAAGCCAGTGCGGTGGGTCATCTATAGCCACGCGCACAGCGATCACATCGGCACAGCTAATCAGTTTGCTGGCGCGACAATCATCGCCCACCAAGACACACTGACGGAGCTTCGCCGCATCAACGATCCGCGACGCCCACTGCCGACCGTGACTTTTGACAGGCAATACACATTGCACGCCGGAGAAAAGATAGTTCAGCTCGACTACAAGGGCCCCAACCATGAACCAGGCAACATCTTTATCTGGCTGCCACAGGATCGGGTGTTGATGATGGTAGACATTATCTGGGCTCGCGTGAACATATTCAAGAATCTGTCACAATCTGTTGACATTCCAGGCTTTATCGAAGCCCACGATGAAATCCTTCGCTATCCATTTAAGGTGTTAGTCACTGGACACCTTGGGCTTGCCGAGCCTCAGGATGTCGTAGTTCAGCGCGAATTAGTTGGAGACATTATTCGCGGTGCCGCCCAGGCCCTGCAAGACATTCAGGTTAGCACTATTGCACAACAACTTGGGTCTAATGATCCAGTTAAAATCACCGACAGCTATTTCAATGAGTTATCGAATCAGTGCGCTAACCAAGTCCTAGCCAAATGGAGTGACCGCCTCTACGGAATGCAGTACTGGACGAAAGACCACTGTTACACGATGGTTCAGAGTTTGCGATTTGACTACAATTTCTTTGGCGGGCCGATCCTCCCTGCTATTCAAAGAGAATACCCTTGA
- a CDS encoding chromophore lyase CpcT/CpeT: MTHSTDIATLARWMAADFSNQEQAFENPPFFAHIRVCIRPLPLELFSGISLFLEQAYDYMLNQPYRMRVMKLIQTENNIVIEHYNVKEEQKFYGASRDLERLKTLSIDQLEKMPGCNMVVEWTGNSFKGRVEPGKGCIVVRNGKNTYLDNEFEIDPEKFLSLDRGRDLESDERLWGSIAGPFHFLRWNSFADEVIVTSES; encoded by the coding sequence ATGACTCATTCTACAGATATTGCCACCTTAGCTCGCTGGATGGCAGCAGATTTTAGCAATCAAGAACAAGCTTTTGAAAACCCACCTTTTTTTGCCCACATTCGCGTGTGTATCCGTCCTCTTCCTTTAGAACTGTTCTCTGGAATAAGCTTGTTTCTCGAACAGGCTTATGACTATATGCTTAATCAACCCTACCGGATGCGGGTTATGAAGTTGATTCAGACAGAAAACAACATTGTCATTGAACACTACAATGTTAAGGAAGAACAAAAGTTTTACGGTGCATCCCGCGATCTCGAACGGCTCAAAACCTTATCTATTGACCAACTGGAGAAAATGCCAGGTTGTAACATGGTTGTAGAATGGACAGGCAATAGCTTTAAGGGCAGGGTTGAACCTGGTAAAGGCTGCATTGTGGTTCGTAACGGTAAAAACACTTATCTTGATAATGAATTTGAGATTGACCCTGAGAAATTTCTCAGTCTTGATCGGGGACGAGATCTAGAAAGTGATGAGCGTCTGTGGGGTTCTATTGCTGGCCCATTTCATTTTCTGCGTTGGAACAGTTTTGCCGACGAGGTGATAGTAACTTCTGAGTCTTGA
- a CDS encoding transposase, with amino-acid sequence MLVFEFKAYGKAAQLTAIDDAIRTAKFIRNSCIRLWMDVLDIGKNDLQKYCAVLAANFPFANELNSMARQASAERAWSSISRFYDNCNKGIPGLKGYPQFQKDCRSVEYKTSGWKLADNRKSITFTDKKGIGRLKLKGTRDLHFYQINQIKRVRLVKRADGVYVQFCIDVDRFENIEPSGKTVGLDVGLKEYYTDSEGRMVENPKFLLRSEKVLKRSQRRVSRRVKGSKNRGKARQILSKRHLKISRQRKDHAVKLARCVVQSNDLIAYEDLRIKNLVKNHCLAKSINDASWYQFRVWIEYFGKVFKRVTVAVNPQYSSQECSGCGEVVKKTLSTRTHACLCGCVMDRDENAARNILSRGLGTVGHTGTFALDASNALGDKTSTQFGENLIEQVMS; translated from the coding sequence ATGCTAGTCTTTGAATTTAAAGCGTATGGGAAGGCGGCGCAGTTAACAGCAATAGATGATGCAATTCGGACTGCAAAGTTCATCCGCAATAGCTGTATTCGGCTATGGATGGACGTTTTAGATATAGGTAAAAACGATTTGCAGAAATACTGTGCTGTACTTGCGGCTAACTTTCCCTTTGCAAATGAACTCAACTCAATGGCTCGTCAAGCTTCTGCTGAACGAGCATGGTCTTCTATCTCCCGGTTTTATGACAACTGTAACAAAGGTATTCCGGGTTTAAAGGGATATCCTCAATTCCAGAAAGATTGTCGTTCTGTTGAATACAAAACGTCAGGATGGAAGCTTGCAGATAATCGTAAATCCATAACCTTCACCGATAAAAAAGGTATTGGAAGGTTAAAACTCAAAGGTACTCGTGATTTGCACTTCTACCAAATCAACCAAATTAAACGGGTGAGATTGGTAAAACGTGCGGATGGTGTGTATGTTCAATTCTGCATTGATGTTGACCGTTTTGAAAACATAGAACCGAGTGGTAAAACGGTGGGGTTAGATGTTGGCTTGAAGGAATATTACACCGACTCTGAAGGGAGAATGGTTGAAAATCCTAAGTTTCTTCTAAGGAGTGAAAAAGTTCTCAAGCGCTCTCAACGTCGTGTTTCTAGAAGGGTGAAAGGTTCAAAGAACAGAGGCAAGGCTAGACAGATTTTAAGTAAGCGCCACCTCAAAATAAGTAGGCAACGTAAAGACCATGCTGTGAAATTAGCACGGTGCGTAGTTCAGTCTAACGACTTGATAGCTTATGAAGATTTGAGGATTAAAAATCTGGTGAAAAATCACTGTTTAGCCAAGTCTATTAATGACGCATCTTGGTATCAGTTCCGTGTCTGGATTGAGTACTTTGGAAAAGTATTTAAACGTGTCACGGTTGCGGTTAATCCGCAATACAGCAGCCAAGAATGTTCTGGCTGCGGTGAAGTTGTCAAGAAAACTCTATCTACCAGAACCCATGCATGTTTGTGTGGTTGTGTCATGGATAGGGATGAAAACGCTGCTAGAAATATCCTTAGTCGGGGATTGGGTACGGTAGGGCATACCGGAACCTTTGCGCTAGACGCAAGCAACGCTTTAGGAGATAAGACCTCTACTCAGTTTGGTGAAAACCTGATTGAGCAAGTCATGTCTTAG